From Leifsonia sp. fls2-241-R2A-40a, one genomic window encodes:
- a CDS encoding acyl-CoA carboxylase subunit beta encodes MAIRLAGRVNGVTDTEPRQTDQLPDLTTTAGKLADLKDRFHEAVTASGQAAIEKQHAKGKLTARERIDLLLDHGSFVELDEFVRHRTHAFGMEAKRPYGDAVVTGVGTIHGRNVAVFSQDFTIFGGSLGEVAGEKIIKVMDHALKTGVPMIGILDSGGARIQEGVVALGKYGEIFRRNTAASGVIPQISIVMGPAAGGAVYSPALTDFVIMVDKSSHMFVTGPDVIKTVTGEDVGFEELGGALTHNKVSGVAHYLASDEEDALDYARTLLGYLPQNNLAELPVFQSEPELEITDADRRLNTLIPDSPNQPYDVKTVIEGIVDDGEFLEVQPLFAPNIVIGFARVEGRSVGIVANQPSSMAGTLNIDAGEKASRFVRFCDAFSIPILTLVDVPGYLPGTDQEWTGVIRRGAKLLYAYAEATVPLVTIITRKAYGGAYIVMGSKQLGADINLAWPTAEIAVMGGQGAVNILYRGEIKRAEEAGEDVAAVRTKLANEYTYNVASPFLAAERGELDGVIEPAATRVSVIKALRALRTKRASLPPKKHGNIPL; translated from the coding sequence ATGGCCATTCGTCTGGCCGGTAGAGTGAACGGCGTGACCGACACCGAACCCCGTCAGACCGACCAGCTCCCCGACCTGACCACCACCGCCGGCAAGCTCGCCGACCTGAAGGACCGGTTCCACGAGGCCGTGACCGCGAGCGGCCAGGCGGCGATCGAGAAGCAGCACGCGAAGGGCAAGCTGACCGCCCGCGAGCGCATCGACCTCCTCCTCGACCACGGCTCGTTCGTGGAACTCGACGAGTTCGTCCGCCACCGCACCCACGCGTTCGGGATGGAGGCCAAGCGCCCCTACGGCGACGCGGTCGTCACCGGCGTCGGCACCATCCACGGCCGCAACGTCGCGGTCTTCAGCCAGGACTTCACCATCTTCGGCGGCTCGCTCGGCGAGGTCGCGGGCGAGAAGATCATCAAGGTCATGGACCACGCGCTCAAGACGGGCGTGCCGATGATCGGCATCCTCGACTCCGGTGGCGCGCGCATCCAGGAGGGTGTGGTCGCCCTCGGCAAGTACGGCGAGATCTTCCGCCGCAACACCGCTGCCTCCGGCGTGATCCCGCAGATCTCGATCGTGATGGGCCCGGCTGCCGGCGGTGCGGTGTACTCCCCCGCTCTGACCGACTTCGTGATCATGGTCGACAAGTCGAGCCACATGTTCGTCACCGGTCCGGACGTCATCAAGACGGTCACCGGAGAGGACGTCGGCTTCGAGGAGCTCGGCGGTGCGCTCACGCACAACAAGGTCTCCGGCGTCGCCCACTACCTGGCCAGCGACGAGGAGGATGCGCTCGACTACGCGCGCACGCTGCTCGGCTACCTACCGCAGAACAACCTGGCCGAGCTGCCGGTGTTCCAGTCCGAGCCGGAGCTCGAGATCACGGACGCCGACCGCCGGCTCAACACGCTCATCCCAGACTCCCCCAACCAGCCGTACGACGTGAAGACGGTCATCGAGGGCATCGTCGACGACGGCGAGTTCCTCGAGGTGCAGCCGCTGTTCGCGCCCAACATCGTGATCGGCTTCGCGCGGGTCGAAGGCCGGTCGGTCGGCATCGTCGCCAACCAGCCGAGCTCGATGGCCGGGACGCTGAACATCGACGCGGGCGAGAAGGCCTCGCGGTTCGTCCGCTTCTGCGACGCGTTCAGCATCCCGATCCTGACTCTCGTGGATGTGCCCGGCTACCTCCCCGGCACGGATCAGGAGTGGACCGGCGTCATCCGCCGCGGCGCGAAGCTGCTGTACGCGTACGCCGAGGCGACCGTGCCGCTGGTCACGATCATCACGCGCAAGGCGTACGGCGGCGCCTACATCGTCATGGGCTCCAAGCAGCTGGGCGCCGACATCAACCTCGCGTGGCCGACCGCCGAGATCGCCGTGATGGGCGGCCAGGGCGCCGTCAACATCCTGTACCGCGGCGAGATCAAGCGCGCGGAGGAGGCCGGCGAGGATGTGGCCGCCGTGCGCACCAAGCTCGCGAACGAGTACACGTACAACGTGGCCAGCCCGTTCCTCGCGGCCGAGCGCGGCGAGCTCGACGGCGTGATCGAGCCCGCGGCCACCCGCGTGTCCGTCATCAAGGCCCTGCGTGCGCTCCGCACCAAGCGGGCGTCGCTCCCGCCGAAGAAGCACGGGAACATCCCGCTGTGA
- a CDS encoding acyl-CoA carboxylase epsilon subunit has protein sequence MSAEANDAGAAPLDPSQLRFLTRGLTPEEIAAVTAVLTAAAAEQAAADKRAQAAPGPDGWARTQRALRRPLSPGYGAWRSFSG, from the coding sequence GTGAGCGCGGAGGCGAACGACGCCGGCGCTGCGCCGCTGGACCCGTCGCAGCTGCGTTTCCTCACGCGTGGGCTGACCCCGGAGGAGATCGCGGCGGTGACGGCGGTGCTGACCGCTGCGGCCGCCGAGCAGGCAGCCGCGGACAAGCGCGCCCAGGCCGCGCCCGGGCCGGACGGCTGGGCCCGAACGCAGCGCGCGCTCCGGCGCCCGCTGAGCCCGGGGTACGGCGCCTGGCGGTCGTTCTCCGGCTGA
- a CDS encoding ATP-binding protein translates to MSVPSGVRTGLPLETTKPRNPLSRARIERIADRTVSAFGLVFGLQTLPTALGQLSFLREPFGAAWMIAVFGGLALTVILAVVQRGVKIAMGVLSVVYLAAIATWPLLVRDPSAFSTDKPWVWFLCSVFTAFAAVAYPLWLAIAYTFVAPIAYGIVRALPAGGGVGFELAALDTIYATILGGVILAIIAMMRQASSAVDAAQSQALARYANAVRQHATEVERVQVDAIVHDSVLTTLLSAASARSPEQKELAAAMAADAIGHLHAAEAATPEDQTLVGLDRLAERLETSANAFSSPFGVEVRDVEVHTLPVNVAEAVYSATVQAMVNSMQHAGGPEVRRSVSIRGGGPAATVEIVVTDDGRGFTEAEVPAERLGLRISIRDRLAKVGGRARIESEPGVGTTVTILWPSAEHQPVGVPAAASAFHDSSIGFAGDAGAAE, encoded by the coding sequence ATGAGCGTTCCTAGCGGGGTTCGCACGGGACTCCCGCTCGAGACGACGAAGCCCCGCAACCCTCTCAGCCGAGCTCGCATCGAGCGCATCGCCGACCGCACGGTGTCGGCGTTCGGGCTCGTCTTCGGTCTGCAGACCCTGCCGACCGCGCTCGGTCAGCTCTCCTTTCTCCGCGAGCCGTTCGGTGCCGCGTGGATGATCGCGGTGTTCGGCGGTCTGGCGCTCACGGTCATCCTCGCGGTGGTGCAGCGTGGAGTGAAGATCGCGATGGGCGTCCTCTCGGTCGTCTATCTGGCGGCGATCGCCACCTGGCCGCTGCTGGTGCGCGACCCCAGCGCCTTCAGCACCGACAAGCCGTGGGTGTGGTTCCTCTGCTCGGTGTTCACCGCGTTCGCGGCGGTCGCCTACCCGTTGTGGCTGGCGATCGCGTACACATTCGTGGCACCGATCGCCTACGGGATCGTGCGTGCGCTTCCGGCCGGCGGCGGTGTCGGGTTCGAGCTGGCCGCCCTGGACACGATCTACGCGACCATCCTCGGCGGGGTCATCCTCGCGATCATCGCGATGATGCGTCAGGCATCCAGCGCCGTGGATGCGGCCCAGAGCCAGGCGCTCGCCCGCTACGCCAACGCGGTGCGCCAGCACGCGACCGAGGTGGAGCGGGTGCAGGTCGACGCGATCGTGCACGACAGCGTGCTCACCACGCTCCTCTCCGCAGCGTCCGCGCGCAGCCCAGAGCAGAAGGAGCTCGCCGCCGCGATGGCTGCGGACGCGATCGGGCACCTGCACGCCGCGGAGGCCGCGACTCCCGAGGATCAGACCCTGGTGGGGCTCGATCGCCTCGCCGAGCGGCTGGAGACCTCGGCCAACGCCTTCTCGTCGCCCTTCGGCGTGGAGGTGCGGGACGTCGAGGTCCACACGCTCCCCGTCAACGTGGCCGAGGCCGTGTATTCGGCGACCGTGCAGGCGATGGTCAACAGCATGCAGCACGCCGGTGGTCCGGAGGTGCGGCGCAGCGTCTCGATCCGCGGCGGCGGACCGGCGGCGACGGTCGAGATCGTCGTCACCGACGACGGCCGCGGCTTCACCGAGGCGGAAGTGCCCGCCGAGCGCCTCGGGCTGCGGATCAGCATCCGCGACCGGCTCGCCAAGGTCGGCGGCCGCGCGCGCATCGAGTCGGAGCCCGGCGTCGGGACGACGGTCACGATCCTCTGGCCGTCCGCCGAGCACCAGCCTGTCGGCGTGCCCGCAGCGGCCTCGGCGTTCCACGACTCGAGCATCGGCTTCGCCGGGGATGCGGGGGCGGCCGAGTGA
- a CDS encoding response regulator transcription factor, whose product MVRVAIVDDHESVRLGLKAACQDAGYDVVLTAPTVDDFVAQLGSQECDVVVLDLSLGDGSKVTDNVKRAQATGAAVLVHSIADRVASVREALAAGAAGVIPKSSPTTTVISAIATVARGDVLNNLEWATAIDADSDFAKAQLGRRERDVLHLYASGLPLKAVAAQLGIANSTAREYLDRIRVKYVEVGRPAPTKVDLLRRAVEDGILPGLDPETGNERS is encoded by the coding sequence ATGGTGCGGGTGGCAATCGTCGATGATCACGAATCCGTGCGTCTCGGGCTGAAGGCGGCCTGTCAGGACGCCGGCTACGACGTCGTCCTCACCGCGCCGACGGTGGACGATTTCGTCGCGCAGCTCGGCTCGCAGGAATGCGACGTCGTCGTGCTCGACCTGTCGCTCGGCGACGGATCGAAGGTCACCGACAACGTCAAGCGGGCCCAGGCGACGGGAGCAGCGGTCCTCGTGCACAGCATCGCGGACCGGGTCGCCAGCGTCCGCGAGGCGCTCGCCGCGGGCGCTGCGGGCGTCATTCCGAAGTCCTCGCCGACGACGACCGTCATCAGTGCGATCGCGACGGTCGCGCGCGGCGACGTGCTCAACAACCTGGAGTGGGCGACCGCGATCGACGCCGACAGCGACTTCGCGAAGGCGCAGCTCGGCCGCCGCGAGCGGGACGTGCTGCATCTCTACGCCTCCGGCCTGCCCCTGAAGGCGGTCGCCGCTCAGCTCGGGATCGCGAACTCGACCGCCCGTGAATACCTCGACCGCATCCGCGTGAAGTACGTGGAGGTCGGGCGTCCGGCGCCGACGAAGGTGGACCTGCTCCGCCGGGCGGTGGAGGACGGCATCCTTCCCGGGCTCGACCCGGAGACGGGCAATGAGCGTTCCTAG
- a CDS encoding TRAM domain-containing protein — protein sequence MPQEDEVELDITNVAHGGVFVARHEGRVVFVPDTMPGERVRARIADTTHERFWRGEVTGVVEGAPERQPHVWSAAAIERPPAERAGGAEFGHIRLDHQRELKRRVIEDALQRTGKLSPEAIATAGVDGGPVTVEAVAGETADGTGWRTRVRLQADRDGRIGPYAPRSHTVIPVADLPLATDAVQEATPFGQVFPGAESVDIVATGLGTAHVLVNDAPVRPERRGGNAGRGRGGRAPRAARPSRPSPRPVPIRERVGDREFRLDARGFWQVHRGAAQTLTEAVQSAVDEALFDPRAANLDLYGGVGLLAAALGDRFGSTLRITSVESDEAATDDAAENLAEWVGASALTDRVERYVARLAADASAAERARLRAATVVLDPPRSGAGRDVVDAIASVTPAQIVYVACDPVALARDLAFFDGHGYRLRGMRAFDLFPNTHHVEAVATLTR from the coding sequence ATGCCCCAGGAAGATGAGGTCGAGCTCGACATTACCAACGTCGCCCACGGTGGCGTCTTCGTCGCCCGGCACGAGGGGCGCGTGGTCTTCGTGCCCGACACGATGCCGGGGGAGCGCGTCCGCGCCCGCATCGCGGACACGACGCACGAGCGGTTCTGGCGGGGCGAGGTCACCGGCGTGGTGGAGGGGGCGCCCGAGCGGCAGCCGCACGTGTGGTCCGCTGCCGCGATCGAGCGGCCGCCGGCGGAGCGTGCCGGGGGCGCGGAGTTCGGGCACATCCGGCTCGACCACCAGCGGGAGCTGAAGCGCCGTGTGATCGAGGATGCGCTCCAGCGCACGGGCAAGCTGAGCCCCGAGGCCATCGCGACCGCGGGCGTCGACGGCGGTCCGGTGACCGTGGAGGCCGTTGCGGGCGAGACCGCGGACGGGACCGGCTGGCGCACGCGCGTCCGTCTGCAGGCCGACCGCGACGGCCGCATCGGACCGTACGCACCGCGGTCGCACACCGTCATCCCGGTCGCCGACCTCCCTCTCGCGACCGACGCGGTGCAGGAGGCGACGCCCTTCGGCCAGGTGTTCCCCGGCGCCGAGTCCGTCGACATCGTGGCGACCGGCCTCGGAACGGCGCACGTCCTCGTCAACGACGCACCGGTCCGCCCGGAGCGGCGCGGTGGGAACGCCGGACGGGGGCGCGGCGGCCGCGCACCCCGGGCCGCCCGTCCCTCCCGGCCCAGCCCGCGCCCGGTCCCGATCCGCGAGCGGGTGGGCGACCGCGAGTTCCGCCTCGACGCCCGCGGGTTCTGGCAGGTGCACCGCGGCGCCGCGCAGACGCTGACCGAAGCCGTCCAGTCCGCGGTCGACGAGGCGCTCTTCGACCCGCGGGCCGCGAATCTCGACCTGTACGGCGGCGTCGGACTGCTCGCTGCCGCTCTCGGGGACCGCTTCGGTTCCACACTGCGCATCACGTCCGTGGAGAGCGACGAGGCCGCGACCGACGACGCCGCGGAGAACCTCGCCGAATGGGTCGGCGCGTCCGCACTCACCGACCGTGTCGAGCGCTACGTCGCGCGACTCGCCGCCGACGCCTCCGCCGCAGAGCGCGCGCGCCTCCGGGCAGCCACCGTCGTGCTCGATCCGCCGCGCTCCGGCGCAGGACGGGACGTGGTCGACGCGATCGCCTCCGTCACGCCGGCGCAGATCGTCTACGTCGCCTGCGACCCGGTCGCGCTCGCCCGCGACCTGGCCTTCTTCGACGGCCACGGATACCGCCTGCGCGGGATGCGCGCCTTCGACCTGTTTCCCAACACCCACCACGTCGAGGCCGTCGCCACCCTGACGCGCTGA
- a CDS encoding Maf family protein — protein sequence MRLYLASTSPARFALLRAAGIEPVIVPSNVDEPAAVAAAEAEHGPLDAAAMVQLLARAKAEAVRGTLDGEPIDGLILGGDSAFAIDGAIRGKPHRPEVARERWLQQRGRTGMLHSGHWLIDHRNGRENAATGAAAVASVTFADVTDEEVDAYVASGEPLEVAGAFTIDSLGGPFITRVDGDPSTVVGLSLSTLRDLVRELGVPWTSLWNRRR from the coding sequence ATGCGCCTCTACCTCGCCTCCACTTCGCCCGCCCGCTTCGCGCTGCTCCGCGCCGCGGGCATCGAGCCGGTGATCGTCCCGTCGAACGTCGACGAGCCCGCCGCCGTCGCCGCCGCGGAGGCGGAGCACGGGCCGCTGGATGCCGCCGCGATGGTGCAGCTGCTGGCGCGTGCGAAGGCGGAGGCGGTGCGCGGAACCCTGGACGGCGAGCCGATCGACGGCCTCATCCTGGGCGGCGACTCGGCGTTCGCGATCGACGGAGCCATCCGCGGCAAGCCGCACCGTCCGGAGGTCGCCCGCGAGCGCTGGCTGCAGCAGCGGGGCCGCACCGGGATGCTGCATTCCGGTCACTGGCTGATCGATCACCGCAACGGTCGCGAGAACGCCGCGACGGGCGCGGCGGCCGTCGCCTCGGTGACGTTCGCCGACGTGACGGACGAGGAGGTCGACGCGTACGTCGCCAGCGGCGAACCCCTGGAGGTCGCCGGCGCCTTCACGATCGACAGCCTCGGCGGCCCTTTCATCACGCGCGTGGACGGCGACCCGAGCACCGTGGTGGGGCTCTCGTTGTCGACCCTCCGGGACCTGGTCCGTGAACTGGGCGTCCCGTGGACATCGCTCTGGAATCGCCGGCGCTGA
- a CDS encoding biotin carboxylase N-terminal domain-containing protein yields the protein MPRITKVLIANRGEIAVRVIRAAKDSGIASVAVYADQDRDALHVRLADEAYALDGTTSAETYLVIDKLLSVARRSGADAVHPGYGFLAENADFARAVIAAGLTWIGPSPDAIERLGDKVSARHVAEKVGAPLAPGTLNPVADAAEVLDFVDVYGLPVAIKAAFGGGGRGLKVARNREEVAELFESATREAIAAFGRGECFVEKYLDQPRHVETQCLADAYGNVVVVSTRDCSLQRRHQKLVEEAPAPFLTPEQTEKLYSSSKAILKEVGYQGAGTCEFLIGKDGTVSFLEVNTRLQVEHPVSEEVTGIDLVREQFRLAEGGELDYDDPAPRGHSFEFRINGEDAGRGFIPSPGPVHVFKAAGGPGVRVDSGIQAGDVISGAFDSMLAKLIVTGASREEALERSRRALDEFEVAGLPTVLPFHRAIVRDPAFAPQDGEPFSVYTRWIETEWNNDIEPWSGELGDQTLAERRSNVVVEVEGKRIEVSLPAKLLSGGAGESAAAPAPRRRGGAHAVDTATGDSVTAPMQATVVKVAVADGDPVVKGDLVLVLEAMKMEQPLTAHKDGTVSGINAAVGETVSSGHLLLNIV from the coding sequence GTGCCCCGTATCACCAAGGTTCTGATCGCAAACCGCGGCGAGATCGCCGTCCGTGTCATCCGTGCGGCGAAGGACAGCGGAATCGCGTCCGTCGCCGTGTATGCGGACCAGGACCGAGACGCCCTCCACGTCCGCCTCGCCGACGAGGCGTACGCGCTGGACGGCACCACCAGCGCCGAGACGTACCTCGTCATCGACAAGCTGCTCTCCGTCGCGCGGCGGTCCGGGGCGGACGCCGTGCACCCCGGTTACGGCTTCCTCGCCGAGAACGCGGACTTCGCCCGCGCCGTCATCGCCGCCGGCCTGACCTGGATCGGCCCGTCGCCCGACGCCATCGAGCGCCTCGGCGACAAGGTGTCGGCACGGCACGTGGCCGAGAAGGTCGGCGCTCCGCTGGCCCCAGGCACCCTCAACCCGGTCGCGGACGCGGCCGAGGTCCTCGACTTCGTCGACGTCTACGGTCTGCCCGTGGCCATCAAGGCCGCCTTCGGCGGCGGTGGCCGCGGCCTCAAGGTGGCCCGGAACCGCGAAGAGGTCGCCGAGCTCTTCGAGTCGGCCACCCGCGAAGCGATCGCGGCTTTCGGCCGCGGCGAGTGCTTCGTCGAGAAGTACCTCGACCAGCCGCGTCACGTCGAGACCCAGTGCCTCGCCGACGCGTACGGCAACGTCGTCGTCGTGTCGACGCGCGACTGCTCCCTGCAGCGCCGTCACCAGAAGCTCGTCGAGGAGGCGCCCGCGCCGTTCCTCACCCCCGAGCAGACCGAGAAGCTGTACTCGTCGTCGAAGGCGATCCTCAAGGAGGTCGGCTACCAGGGCGCCGGCACCTGCGAGTTCCTGATCGGCAAGGACGGCACCGTCTCCTTCCTCGAGGTGAACACGCGTCTCCAGGTCGAGCACCCCGTCTCCGAAGAGGTCACGGGCATCGACCTCGTCCGCGAGCAGTTCCGCCTCGCCGAGGGCGGCGAGCTCGACTACGACGACCCGGCCCCGCGCGGCCACTCGTTCGAGTTCCGGATCAACGGCGAGGACGCCGGCCGCGGCTTCATCCCCTCGCCCGGTCCGGTCCACGTCTTCAAGGCCGCCGGTGGTCCCGGCGTCCGGGTCGACAGCGGCATCCAGGCCGGGGATGTCATCAGCGGCGCCTTCGACTCGATGCTCGCCAAGCTGATCGTGACCGGAGCCAGCCGCGAGGAGGCGCTGGAGCGCTCGCGTCGCGCACTCGACGAGTTCGAGGTCGCCGGCCTGCCGACCGTGCTCCCGTTCCACCGGGCCATCGTTCGCGACCCCGCCTTCGCCCCTCAGGACGGCGAGCCGTTCTCGGTGTACACGCGCTGGATCGAGACCGAGTGGAACAACGACATCGAGCCCTGGTCCGGCGAGCTGGGCGACCAGACCCTCGCCGAGCGCCGGAGCAACGTCGTGGTGGAGGTCGAGGGCAAGCGCATCGAGGTCTCCCTGCCCGCCAAGCTGCTCAGCGGCGGTGCGGGCGAGTCGGCCGCCGCGCCGGCGCCGCGCCGCCGCGGCGGGGCCCACGCCGTGGACACCGCGACCGGTGACTCGGTCACGGCGCCGATGCAGGCCACCGTGGTCAAGGTGGCCGTCGCCGACGGCGACCCCGTGGTGAAGGGCGACCTCGTGCTCGTGCTCGAGGCGATGAAGATGGAGCAGCCGCTCACGGCTCACAAGGACGGCACCGTCTCCGGCATCAACGCCGCCGTCGGCGAGACCGTCTCGTCGGGCCACCTGCTGCTCAACATCGTCTAA
- a CDS encoding type IV toxin-antitoxin system AbiEi family antitoxin domain-containing protein, whose translation MTWRLRLAELGGAASTRQLRAAGATDRALSAAVVSGELLRPRNGRYVVPAAGESLLAAVALGARLSCVSAARTYGLWGGEDARTHLVVPPKAGRSGAGDPGVVRHWRPCHDHAEIWRVSLADCLHTVGRCADQETAVAVFDTAISTGRITRHGLQHVFAQEPRRSRDRAALARPGSESGVESLLRQRLSARGHLIEQQVFVPGVGTVDFRVDGVLFVEVDGFLFHSDRLAFAHDRKRDTAMTLRGERRLRFSAGEVISRGEDVVDTIEAVLDRTKREEERALRRG comes from the coding sequence ATGACATGGAGACTTCGGTTGGCAGAGCTGGGAGGTGCCGCGTCCACGCGCCAGCTGCGAGCGGCCGGGGCGACGGATCGGGCACTCTCCGCTGCGGTGGTGAGCGGTGAACTTCTCCGTCCGCGGAACGGTCGCTACGTCGTCCCCGCTGCCGGGGAGTCGCTCCTCGCGGCTGTCGCCCTGGGGGCGCGGCTTTCCTGCGTTTCGGCGGCTCGCACCTACGGCCTATGGGGCGGCGAGGACGCACGAACGCACCTGGTGGTGCCGCCGAAGGCCGGCCGGTCCGGCGCAGGCGATCCCGGTGTCGTCAGGCACTGGAGGCCGTGCCACGACCACGCGGAGATCTGGCGTGTCTCTCTGGCGGATTGCCTCCACACCGTCGGCCGCTGCGCAGACCAGGAGACGGCCGTCGCGGTGTTCGACACGGCCATCTCCACGGGGCGGATCACGCGTCACGGGTTGCAGCACGTGTTCGCCCAGGAGCCGCGCCGATCGCGCGACCGGGCCGCCCTCGCGCGACCGGGCTCCGAATCAGGAGTGGAGTCGCTGCTGCGACAACGTCTCTCCGCTCGCGGCCACCTCATAGAGCAGCAGGTCTTCGTGCCCGGGGTGGGCACGGTCGACTTCCGGGTCGACGGCGTGCTGTTCGTGGAGGTGGACGGCTTCCTGTTCCACTCCGACCGCTTGGCCTTCGCTCACGACCGAAAGCGTGACACGGCGATGACGCTCCGCGGCGAGAGGCGGCTGCGGTTCTCCGCTGGTGAAGTGATCAGCCGGGGCGAGGACGTCGTCGACACCATCGAGGCGGTCCTCGACCGGACGAAAAGGGAGGAAGAGCGTGCGCTGCGCCGGGGTTGA
- a CDS encoding sodium:proton antiporter produces MEVGLVIGVLAVLTIAAATTIGPKLGIASPLILVAVGILVSLLPFVPALELQPEWIIAGVLPPLLYSASVSMPAMNFRREFGAIGGLSVLLVIVSSVLLGLFFAWVIPGLGLAWGVALGAIVSPTDAVATGIVKRAGVSPRVVAILEGESLLNDATALVLLRAAIAAAAAASFTLGAVTLSFVYSVVVAIVFGGVVGWLNLRVRARVKDATVNTVISFTVPFLASIPAEALGASGLVAAVVAGLVTGSRAPRVLSPEHRLSDAQNWRTVELILEGLIFLTMGLELFGILQKVQNDHSGVAPAIGVAAGALVLTILVRAGFVAPLLALLARRSRRRQNMRPQLQQLQEHLTDPEALQRGIAARLAGTGQRALTPADTEADESGAGSGMDVPAEGDVPPDVDAAAAVVAMDPLLGPRGEGPRITPKQAERRRRRLIRRGIPTVENLTRFGTRLRRVIADIEYFTGAPLGWREGTIVIWAGMRGAVTVAAAQSLPSTTPGRSVLVLIAFLVAAGSLLLQGGTLGLVLKAVKPSRADPAAERDERRRLMELLYEAGKSVPQPKTTERTAEAFAEHKSARLARLRAQRAALLDARDDGTFSADVLAGALSNLDADEISIDLKGDPTEATG; encoded by the coding sequence ATGGAGGTCGGGCTTGTCATCGGGGTCCTGGCGGTGCTCACCATCGCGGCGGCGACGACGATCGGTCCGAAGCTCGGGATCGCCTCTCCGCTGATCCTCGTCGCGGTCGGGATCCTGGTGAGCCTGCTTCCCTTCGTGCCCGCGCTCGAACTGCAGCCCGAGTGGATCATCGCCGGGGTGCTTCCGCCGTTGCTGTACTCGGCTTCTGTGTCGATGCCCGCCATGAACTTCCGGCGCGAGTTCGGAGCGATCGGCGGGCTTTCCGTGCTGCTCGTGATCGTCAGCTCGGTGCTGCTCGGGCTGTTCTTCGCCTGGGTGATCCCGGGGCTGGGCCTCGCCTGGGGCGTTGCGCTCGGCGCCATCGTCAGCCCCACCGACGCGGTGGCCACCGGGATCGTGAAGCGCGCGGGCGTCTCGCCGCGGGTCGTCGCGATCCTCGAAGGCGAGAGCCTGCTCAACGACGCGACCGCACTCGTGCTCCTGCGCGCCGCCATCGCCGCCGCGGCGGCAGCCTCCTTCACCCTCGGTGCGGTGACGCTGTCGTTCGTGTACTCGGTCGTCGTCGCCATCGTCTTCGGCGGCGTCGTCGGCTGGCTGAACCTGCGCGTGCGCGCGCGGGTGAAGGATGCCACGGTCAACACGGTGATCTCATTCACGGTGCCGTTCCTCGCCTCCATTCCGGCCGAGGCGCTGGGTGCCTCCGGCCTGGTGGCGGCGGTCGTCGCCGGCCTGGTGACGGGGAGCCGTGCACCGCGGGTGCTCTCGCCGGAGCACCGCCTGTCGGACGCCCAGAACTGGCGGACGGTCGAGCTCATCCTGGAAGGGCTGATCTTCCTCACCATGGGCCTCGAGCTCTTCGGCATCCTCCAGAAGGTGCAGAACGACCACTCGGGCGTGGCGCCGGCGATCGGCGTGGCTGCGGGTGCGCTGGTGCTCACGATCCTCGTACGGGCCGGCTTCGTGGCACCGCTGCTCGCGCTGCTGGCGAGACGCAGTCGACGCCGCCAGAACATGCGGCCGCAGTTACAGCAGTTGCAGGAGCACTTGACGGACCCGGAGGCGCTGCAACGCGGTATCGCCGCGCGGCTGGCGGGAACGGGGCAGCGCGCGTTGACGCCGGCGGATACCGAGGCCGATGAATCGGGAGCCGGGTCGGGAATGGACGTCCCGGCCGAAGGCGACGTCCCACCCGACGTCGACGCTGCGGCGGCCGTCGTCGCCATGGACCCGCTGCTCGGCCCCCGAGGCGAAGGGCCCCGGATCACACCGAAGCAGGCCGAGCGGCGACGCCGGCGGCTGATCCGCCGAGGCATCCCGACGGTCGAGAACCTCACGCGATTCGGGACGCGGCTGCGCCGGGTCATCGCCGACATCGAGTACTTCACCGGTGCCCCGCTCGGCTGGCGCGAGGGCACGATCGTCATCTGGGCCGGGATGCGCGGAGCGGTCACGGTCGCCGCCGCGCAGTCGCTGCCGTCGACGACGCCCGGGCGGTCGGTCCTCGTGCTCATCGCGTTCCTCGTCGCCGCCGGATCGCTACTGCTCCAGGGCGGGACGCTCGGCCTGGTGCTGAAGGCCGTCAAGCCGTCCCGGGCCGACCCGGCGGCCGAACGCGACGAGCGCCGCCGGCTGATGGAGCTGCTCTACGAGGCCGGGAAGTCCGTGCCGCAGCCCAAGACCACGGAGCGCACCGCGGAGGCGTTCGCTGAGCACAAGTCCGCGCGGCTCGCGCGACTGCGGGCACAGCGGGCAGCCCTGCTGGATGCGCGCGATGACGGCACCTTCAGCGCCGATGTCCTCGCGGGTGCGCTGAGCAACCTCGACGCCGACGAGATCAGCATCGACCTGAAGGGCGACCCCACCGAGGCCACCGGCTGA